The genomic segment GGCTCTTCATCGGCGAAGCGGCCTTTCGCACCCTCATAATGATGAGAACGATCGGCATCCGGCGAAAAGATCGGCGCTTCGAAATCAGCACCGGCTTCTTGCGCGAGATTCTCGCCGAGCTGATCCTTCAGAATGCGGGTGCGGATTTCCTCAACCGCGCCCTCACCCAATTCGCCGAGCTGGAACGGACCATAGGAAATGCGGATGAGCCGGTTGACCTGCAGGCCGATGTGTTCGAGCACCCGCTTGATCTCGCGGTTCTTGCCCTCGCGCAGGCCCATGGTGATCCAGACGTTGTCACCTTGCATGCGATCGATCTTCGCGTCGATGCCGCGATAATCGACACCATCGATGGTGACGCCTTCGCTCAAGCGATCGAGCACGGACTGGTCGGTCTCGCCATAGGCGCGCACGCGATAGCGGCGCAGCCAGCCGGTCGCCGGCAGTTCGAGCACGCGAGCCAGGCCACCGTCATTGGTGAGCAGCAACAGACCTTCGGTGTTGATGTCGAGGCGGCCGATGCTGACAACGCGCGGCATATCCGCCGACAGCGCTTCGAAAATGGTCGGCCGTCCTTCCGGATCCTTGTCGGTGGTGACGAGGCCGCGCGGCTTATTAAACAAGAACAGGCGCGTGCGTTCGCGCTGGGCCAGCGGCTTGCCATCGACCGTGATGTGATCCTTTTCGGTCACATTGCGGGCCGGGCTGTCGAGCACGGTGCCGTTCACGGCGACGCGCCCTTCAGCGACCCACAGTTCGGCATCGCGGCGCGAGCACAGGCCGGCGCGGGCCATAACCTTGGCGATACGCTCGCCAGCATGGGCGGATTCAGACGGCGTGGATGCGCCTCTGCTGCGGGGCGGCCGTTTCGGGCCGGAATTGGAATTATAGGCGCCGGGCTTACGGCGCCCGCGCGCATCGTGGTCGGTTTCTCTTGTCATGAATGTCTCGCGTTTGGTGGACCTGTAGCAGAGCGCTATAGGGTTTCAAAGTTTGGCGGACCGCCGAACGCCATGAAGACGCGTTAAAACAGGAATTCTTGGCCGGATCGGCAAAGGAACGAAATGTCAGCGGGCGAACGGATCGATCCGATGGGGATGGCGCTGGAAGCGGCTCAGGCCGCAGCCGTGCGGGGTGAAGTGCCGGTTGGCGCCGTTATTATGCGCAACGGCGCCGTGCTGGCGGTGGCCGGCAACCGCACCCTGGCCGATCGCGACCCGACCGCCCATGCGGAAATGCTGGCCATCCGGGCCGCAGCCGCGGCGATTGGCTCGGAACGGCTGATCGACTGCGATCTTTATGTCACGCTCGAACCCTGCGCCATGTGCGCCGGGGCGATCTCTTTTGCCCGGATTCGGCGGCTTTACTTCGCTGCTGCGGACGAAAAGGGAGGCGCGGTCGAAAACGGCCCCCGTTTCTTCGCCCAGGCCACCTGCCACCACGCACCCGAGGTCTATGGCGGCATCCGCGCCAGCGAGGCGGCGGCCCAACTGACGGGTTTCTTCAGACAGCGGCGGTGAGAGGCAGCGGTTGTGGGTGGAGGCATAGCATTTTCGAGCGAAGTGGATGCCGGTTCGCGTGAAGAAAATGCGTCAAAACAAAAACTTGGCCCGTCCCGCACAGGGTGCTGCCCGCCAAAGCGCCTGGACCGTTTCCGGCCTGGGACACCTTAGCGCGCGAGCACGCCTGGGCGTTCTTGGAAGTCTCCCTAGACTTGTGGCCTGTTGTGCGCTATGCGCACTTAGTTTTTGTTTTGCGCACACAGGTTACCGCCAGTTTTGAAGAAGTCAAGAGAAGACGATGGTCAGGACCGGGCGCGGTCCTTCGTGACGAGCATGGATCGCGGGCTGCGGGTTATCCGCGCCTTTGGCGAGCAACATGCGTTTTTGAGCGTCACCGAAGTGGCGGAGCGCACCGCGATTTCGCGCGCCGCGGCGCGACGTTTTCTGAAGACGCTGGAAGCGCTCGACTATGTCGGCAGCGTCGACGGACAAAAGTATTTTCTCAAGCCATCCGTGTTGACGCTCGGCTTCGCCTATCTGTCGTCGCTGGGCCTCAATGAAGTGGTGCAGCCAATCCTGACATCGATGCTGGAACGCAACGGCGAGCCCTGCAGCCTCGCCGTGTTGAGCGATACGGACGTGCTCTATGTGGCCCGCGCCCATAACCACCAGCCGCTGCGGGCCGCGATCCGCGTCGGCGACCGCCTGCCGGCCTTTTCAACGGCGCTCGGCCGCGTGCTGTTGTCGGGCAAGAGCGACGAGGAATTGCGCACGCTGCTGACGACGACCCCATTGAAGAAACATACGCCCGACACGATCACCGATCCGACAGCCTTGCTGGAGGAGATCATCAAGGTGCGCCAGCAGGGCTATGCCTTTTCCGCCAGCGAGCAGATCGTTGGCCTCATCGCTGTGGCGGTGCCGATCAAGAACGCCGCTGGCGAGGTCATCGCCGGGCTCGGCGTCAGCACGCAATTCCCCGAGATCGCCGCGACGCTGGAAGCCGAGACCGTGCCACGGCTCAAGGAAGCGGCGGCGACGATTGAGCTAACGTTGCGCGCCAGGCCCTCGCCGTTGTCGGTGCGATAAAGCGGCGTTTTCCTGCACATTTCCTTCCCAGAAAAATCGTTTAGCATAGCGCAAAACGACCAAATCAATCTGGGAGGAAACTTTGCAACGACACCACGCTCGTATTCCATTCGTATTGCGCTGCGGCCTTGCCGGCGCCGCCCTGGCGCTTTCCGTGGCCACTGCCAGCGCACAGAATTTCTACGCCGGTAAGACCATCGATTTCATCATCGGTGCTGATGTCGGCGGCGGCTATGATATCTACAGCCGCACCATCGGCCGGCATCTAACTCGTTTCATTCCCGGCAACCCGAACGTCCTGCCAAAAAACATGCCCGGCGCCGGCAGTGCCGTGGCGGCGGCGACGCTCTACAATATCTCGGCCAAGGACGGCACGGCGATCGGCGCCTTGATGCCTGGCGCGGTTCTCGATCGTGTGTTCGACAGCAAGGCGGCCGGCAATTTCGTGCCGTCGAAATTCGTCTATCTCGCTAGCGCCGACAGCGGCACCCGCGTCTGCATCACCTACAACACGTCGAAGGTGAAGAACATGACCGATGCGCGCGCGCACGAAGCGATCTTCGGCTCCAGCGCTGGCGGCGGCTCGACCCGCGACTATGCCGCCATGATCGCCAAGACAGCCGGCACGAAATTCCGCATCATCAGCGGCTACAAAGGCACGACCGATATCATGCTCGCCATGGAGCGCGCCGAAGTCGACGGCCTCTGCGGTTTCGACTGGAACAGCCTGAAGTCGCAGAAGCCCGACTGGCTGCGCGAGAAGAAGATCAACATCCTGGCGCAGATCGCGCTGGAGCCCAATGCGGAACTCAACCAGCTCAACGTGCCGATGCTGTGGACCTTCGTCAGCAATGACGCCGACCGCAAGGCACTGGAACTGATCGTCAGCCAGCAGGTGTTCCTGCGCTCCTATATCGCGCCACCGGGCACGCCGGAGGCGCAGGTGAAGACGCTGCGCGACGCCTTCAATCGCACGCTCGCCGATCCGGAATTTTTAGCCGAGGCCGCGAAAGCGAAAATCGACATCAATCCTTCATCGGGAGAGAAAGTGCAGAAGGTGGTGGAAACGCTGTATGCGACCCCGGCTGATGTAGTGGCCCGGGCGCGCGAGCTGATGACACCGTAGCGGGGGGCTGCAAAACCTTGGTGTCATCCCGAACGCCGCAGGCGATCCAGGGCGCGTGACGCGTGTTGCTTGTTACACTGTGCTGAAGCGCGCACTACGATTGAACCCTGTACCGCTCGCCCCTGGGTCCCGGATCACGCTGCGCGTGTCCGGGATGACACCGAGGCTGTTGCCCAGGCCTCAACGTGAGCCGCCTTTGCCGCGACCCCTGTGTCATCCCGGACGCCGAAGGCGATCCGGGAACCAGGGGCAAACGGTAGAACCTTTGATCGGTCCTAGCCGTTCAACGTCTCATACAAATCATTCCACTGCGGATTGACCGCTTCGATCAGTTGTAGCTTCCAATCACGGCGCCAGCGTTTGAGCTTCTTCTCGCGTGCGATCGCATCATCGATTTCGCTGTGTTCCTCGTACCAAACGAGCTTCGCAACGTCGTGGCGCGCGGTGAAGCCAGCGATGGCTTTTGTCTTATGTTCATGGACGCGCCGGGCGAGATCGTTGCTGACGCCGGTGTAAAGCGTGCCGTTGCGACCGCTCGCCAGAATGTAGACCCAATAGCAATGTTGCATGGGACAGGTTCTTTGATTGCTTCAGCGACACCTGACTTTACCACACGCCCCTGGTTCCCGGATCGCCTGCTATGCAGGCGTCCGGGATGACACCGAGGTTCTTCAACACTTGCTAACCCGAGAAGAACCCCAACAACGCCTGCGCCGTCGCCTGTGGATTCTCTTCGGCCAAGAAGTGGCCGCTGTCGACGGCCTCGCCTGTGGCCTTCGGCGCGAAGGTCGCGCGCCAGACTTCGAGCGGCGACTGCTTGCCAGCGGTGAGATAGAAATCGCCCCACAGCACCTGCACCGGACAGGCGAGGGTGCGGCCAGCGCTCTGATCCGCCTCGTCGCAGGCGAGATCTTGAACGGCGCCGGCGCGGTAATCCTCGCAAAAGGCATGAATGCGGGACGTGTCGCCCCAGGCGTTGCGATAAGCTTGCAGCGCATCCGCGCTGAAAGGATGCAACGAGCCGCTCTTCGACCATTTCGTCAGCAGGCTCTCGAAATAAACATCGGGCCCCTGCGCACGGATCGCCTCTTCCGGCTGCGGCTCGGGCTGCGACAGAAAGGCCCAATGGGCCGCGGGCGTGACCCCGGCTTTGATATTCTTCCACACTTCCACGGTCGGCAGGATGTCGAGCAGCGCCAGTTTCTCGATACGGCCCGGCTGATCGAGCGCCAGACGATAGCCGACACGCGCGCCGCGATCATGACCAGCAAGGGCGAAGCGGACATGCCCGAGCTTTTCCATCACCTCGACCACATCGATCCCCATGGCGCGCTTGGTATAGGCCTCACCGCCCCGGCTCACCGGGGCTGACGACCAGCCATAGCCGCGCAGGTCCATCACCACCACGTGGAACGACTTGGCCAGCAACGGCGCCACGTCCCGCCACATCGCCATGGATTGCGGAAAGCCGTGCAGCAACACCAAAGGCTGCCCCGCGCCGCCGCTGCGCGCGAAAATGCGGCCAGCCCGCGTATCGATCCAATGCGCGGCAAAGCCGGGGAAGAAATCGGGGTCGCGGTCCATCGGTCTCTACCCCCAGACCTCTTTCGAGACATCGACGATCATGCGCAGCTTGGCCCATTGTTCGTCCTCGCTCAGCACATTGCCGTCCTCGGTCGAGGCGAAGCCGCATTGCGAGGACAGGCAGAGCTGATCGAGCGGGATATATTTTGTCGCCTCGTCGATGCGGCGCTTGATCTCGTCTTTCGGTTCGAGCTTGCCGGTTTTGGAGGTGACGAGGCCGAGCACGACCGAGCGATCCTTCGGCACGATCTTCAGCGGTTCGAAACCGCCGGCACGGTCGCTGTCATATTCCATGAAATAGCCGTGCACCTTGATGCGATTGAACAGAATGTCGGCCACCGGCTCGTAGCCGCCCTCGCCCATGAAGGTCGAGCGATAGTTGCCACGACACAGATGCATGGTGACGGTCATGTCGTCGGGAATATCCGACATGGCGGCATTGATCAGATCGCCATAGGCGCGGCCGATGCGCTCGGGGTCGTCGCCACGATCCCTGAGCGCCTGGCGATATTTCTCGTCGCAGAGCATGGCGATATAGACCTCGTCGAGCTGTAGATAGCGACAACCGGCCTCGGCGAAATCGCGCACCGATTTGGCGTAGGCGGCGCCGAGATCGGCGAAGAAATTGTCGAGCGACGGATAGACCGCCTCGGGCACCGCCGTGCGGCCAGTGCGGCCATAGATGGCTGACGGCGAGGGAATGCACATTTTCGCCGTGCGCTTGGTGTGGTCATGGACGAAGCGAAAATGATCGAGCATGGGATGGCGCGTATAGCTGACCCTGCCGGTGACGCGAATGCCCTTGGGCCTCGTGTTCATGCCAGAGAAGGCGACGCCCTGCGTCATCTCATAGCCTTCGACGCCATTCAGCCCTTCGAGATAATCGAGATGCCACCAGCTGCGGCGGAATTCACCGTCGGTGATCGACTGCAGGCCGACCTCTTCCTGCTTGGCGATGATCTTGAGAATCTCCGCATCCTCGACCTTGCGCAGGTCCTCAGTGCTGATGCTGCCCGCCGCGCGCTTCTCGCGCGCCTGCCGCAGAACCGTAGGGCGCAACAGGCTGCCGACATGATCGGCGCGGAACGGTGGCTTTGAGCGTTGCATGGCATCCTCCCAGTGCGTTGCGGGACAGGAGGATAGTCTTGCTGAAGCAAGGCTAAGGGTCAAAGCAGAAATTTCGATCTCGAATTGGAGGCATTCAACAAAAAGGCCCGCTCCGAAAAGCGGGCCAGTCAGTACAGCTGATCTCCGACAAACCGCATTTCATTCGAAACGCGATTTGCTGGGATCAGGCCGCTTTCAGATTACCATACTTGATCAGGTTCTGCTTCTGGCCTTCGTTGCGCGGCGGCAGATTGAACAGCCGCGCGGCGGTGCCGCCCAGAATGTTGTGCTTGGCCTTCTCGCTGACGAAGGGCAGATCCCAGATCGTCGATGGCAGATCGAAATCCCAATGCGGATAGTCGGAGGCGTAGAGCAATTGCGTTTCCGCATTGATCATGCGGAACGTCGTCTCCAGCGCGCCCATGTCCTGGATTTCCATCGGTTGCGACGAGTAAAACATGTCGCGCATATAGTCCGACGGCTTTTTCTTCAGGATCGGGCATTCGGACGGGCGCAGCAGATATTCGTGATCGAGCTTCTGCATCAGGAAGGGGATCCAGGCGAGGCCCGCTTCGATCCAGAGCACCGGCAGTTTCGGGAAGCGCTCGCCCATGCCGTTCACCACCCAATTGGTGCAGTGAAGGATGTTGTACCAGCTGAAGCCCAGCGCATGGGCGGCGATGAAGCGGTTGCAGCTCTGGAACGTCTGGCTGCCCCAGTTCGGGCCGGAGTGGAAGGCCAGCGCCAGGCCCCGCTCCTCGATGGCGCGATAGACCTTCATATAGGCATTGTCATAGACCGGCATGCGCTCGCGCACGGTGGTGACCATGAAGCCACCGACACCCTTGCGGCCGCCGAAGGTTTCGACCATGCGCAGGCAGCCATCCGGATCGCTGAACGGCAGGCAGAGCATGGTGTACATGCGCCCGCCCGTGTCCGGGATCACCTTCTCGGTCACCCAGCGCGCATAGGCCCAGCACAGTTCGAATTCCATTTCCTTCTGCGGATGCATGCCAATGTTGAGCATGCCCGTCGGGAACAGGCAGGAGTAATCGACGCCCATGGCGTCCATCCAGCGCTCGCCGATCTGCACGTCGCGGACGCGGTGGTTCTCGGTCTTCTCCGAGGCGCGCAGCGGATAGCGCGTCACGCGACCGCCCATGTCCTGATAGCCGAAGGTGCCGGGCATGACGGAGCCGCGGCTGCCCTTGGCGCCGGCGGCCATGGCGAGCTGCTTGAAAACCTCATTCTCCATGAAGGGGAGAATTTCCGAGAGATGTTCATTCTCATAATGATGGGCGTCGCAATCGACGATCAGCACATCCTCGAACTTGCGGTCGCGGGCCTGTTTGGCCGCATGCGCCAGCAGTTTGCTGGTGTTCAGTTCCTCAACCGATACGCGACGGCCGCGATCAGAAATCAAATCCATGGCGTAGTCCTTCCCAGAATCTTTTTGCCCAAATCTTATCGCTCAATCCATCCGCTCGAACTTATCGCGAGCTCCAGCTCTGCCAGAGCCCCAGTTCGAAAACCTGCAGATCGACCGCTTTCAACAGCGCCCCGCACAGCACCATCACATCGGTGGCATTCACCGCGGAGGGCTGGCCGATGGCGCCAAAGCGATGGCCCAAATCGTTATTGGCGCTGTAGAGCCGGCACACGGCTGATATCAGCGCCTGCTGCGCATGCGGCTGGAATTTCTCGAAGTCACCGTCGCGCAAGGATTTCTCGATTTCCTGGGCGAGAGCCACGGCGCGTGCCGAGATTTCGTTCTCGAC from the Beijerinckia sp. 28-YEA-48 genome contains:
- a CDS encoding nucleoside deaminase, producing the protein MSAGERIDPMGMALEAAQAAAVRGEVPVGAVIMRNGAVLAVAGNRTLADRDPTAHAEMLAIRAAAAAIGSERLIDCDLYVTLEPCAMCAGAISFARIRRLYFAAADEKGGAVENGPRFFAQATCHHAPEVYGGIRASEAAAQLTGFFRQRR
- a CDS encoding GIY-YIG nuclease family protein, translated to MQHCYWVYILASGRNGTLYTGVSNDLARRVHEHKTKAIAGFTARHDVAKLVWYEEHSEIDDAIAREKKLKRWRRDWKLQLIEAVNPQWNDLYETLNG
- a CDS encoding amidohydrolase family protein, which produces MDLISDRGRRVSVEELNTSKLLAHAAKQARDRKFEDVLIVDCDAHHYENEHLSEILPFMENEVFKQLAMAAGAKGSRGSVMPGTFGYQDMGGRVTRYPLRASEKTENHRVRDVQIGERWMDAMGVDYSCLFPTGMLNIGMHPQKEMEFELCWAYARWVTEKVIPDTGGRMYTMLCLPFSDPDGCLRMVETFGGRKGVGGFMVTTVRERMPVYDNAYMKVYRAIEERGLALAFHSGPNWGSQTFQSCNRFIAAHALGFSWYNILHCTNWVVNGMGERFPKLPVLWIEAGLAWIPFLMQKLDHEYLLRPSECPILKKKPSDYMRDMFYSSQPMEIQDMGALETTFRMINAETQLLYASDYPHWDFDLPSTIWDLPFVSEKAKHNILGGTAARLFNLPPRNEGQKQNLIKYGNLKAA
- a CDS encoding tripartite tricarboxylate transporter substrate-binding protein, with product MQRHHARIPFVLRCGLAGAALALSVATASAQNFYAGKTIDFIIGADVGGGYDIYSRTIGRHLTRFIPGNPNVLPKNMPGAGSAVAAATLYNISAKDGTAIGALMPGAVLDRVFDSKAAGNFVPSKFVYLASADSGTRVCITYNTSKVKNMTDARAHEAIFGSSAGGGSTRDYAAMIAKTAGTKFRIISGYKGTTDIMLAMERAEVDGLCGFDWNSLKSQKPDWLREKKINILAQIALEPNAELNQLNVPMLWTFVSNDADRKALELIVSQQVFLRSYIAPPGTPEAQVKTLRDAFNRTLADPEFLAEAAKAKIDINPSSGEKVQKVVETLYATPADVVARARELMTP
- a CDS encoding IclR family transcriptional regulator C-terminal domain-containing protein, translated to MKKSREDDGQDRARSFVTSMDRGLRVIRAFGEQHAFLSVTEVAERTAISRAAARRFLKTLEALDYVGSVDGQKYFLKPSVLTLGFAYLSSLGLNEVVQPILTSMLERNGEPCSLAVLSDTDVLYVARAHNHQPLRAAIRVGDRLPAFSTALGRVLLSGKSDEELRTLLTTTPLKKHTPDTITDPTALLEEIIKVRQQGYAFSASEQIVGLIAVAVPIKNAAGEVIAGLGVSTQFPEIAATLEAETVPRLKEAAATIELTLRARPSPLSVR
- a CDS encoding alpha/beta hydrolase produces the protein MDRDPDFFPGFAAHWIDTRAGRIFARSGGAGQPLVLLHGFPQSMAMWRDVAPLLAKSFHVVVMDLRGYGWSSAPVSRGGEAYTKRAMGIDVVEVMEKLGHVRFALAGHDRGARVGYRLALDQPGRIEKLALLDILPTVEVWKNIKAGVTPAAHWAFLSQPEPQPEEAIRAQGPDVYFESLLTKWSKSGSLHPFSADALQAYRNAWGDTSRIHAFCEDYRAGAVQDLACDEADQSAGRTLACPVQVLWGDFYLTAGKQSPLEVWRATFAPKATGEAVDSGHFLAEENPQATAQALLGFFSG
- a CDS encoding 5-methyltetrahydropteroyltriglutamate--homocysteine S-methyltransferase, coding for MQRSKPPFRADHVGSLLRPTVLRQAREKRAAGSISTEDLRKVEDAEILKIIAKQEEVGLQSITDGEFRRSWWHLDYLEGLNGVEGYEMTQGVAFSGMNTRPKGIRVTGRVSYTRHPMLDHFRFVHDHTKRTAKMCIPSPSAIYGRTGRTAVPEAVYPSLDNFFADLGAAYAKSVRDFAEAGCRYLQLDEVYIAMLCDEKYRQALRDRGDDPERIGRAYGDLINAAMSDIPDDMTVTMHLCRGNYRSTFMGEGGYEPVADILFNRIKVHGYFMEYDSDRAGGFEPLKIVPKDRSVVLGLVTSKTGKLEPKDEIKRRIDEATKYIPLDQLCLSSQCGFASTEDGNVLSEDEQWAKLRMIVDVSKEVWG